Below is a window of Tsuneonella deserti DNA.
GCCGGCATCGCCAGCTTGACCGTCTCAAGCCCGCCGTCGATCTCGCGCTTCACGGTGACGTGGTCGCCCTCGACCGTCACCTCGTTGGCGAAAGTGCCCTGCGGACGGCCCATCAGCGCGGCGAGCATCTGGCCGGTCTGGTTCGAATCGTCGTCGATCGCCTGCTTGCCGAGGATCACCAGGCCCGGGGCTTCGGCGTCGGCCACGCCCTTGAGGATCTTGGCGACCGCCAGCGGCTCGACCTCGTCGTCGGTCTGCACAAGAATGGCCCGGTCGGCGCCCATGGCCAGGCCCGTGCGCAGGGTCTCGGTTGCCTTGGCCGGCCCGATCGAGACAACGACCACCTCGGTCGCGACGCCCTTTTCCTTAAGACGGAGCGCTTCCTCGACCGCAATCTCGTCGAACGGGTTCATGCTCATCTTGACGTTGGCGAGATCGACGCCGGTGCCGTCGGCCTTGACCCGCGGCTTGACGTTGTAATCGATCACCCGCTTGACGGGGACGAGAATCTTCATCGGTCTGCGCTCCTAAAGCTGTGCCTGCGCCTCTAGATAACCTTTACGTAAGCGTCAACGTGCTCACGCGGCTTGCTTGACTTCCGCGACGATCTTGCGCGCCGCATCGCCGAGGTCGTCGGCGCTGACGATCGCGAGCCCGGAATTGTCGAGGATTGCCTTGCCCTGCTCGACGTTCGTGCCTTCCAGCCGGACCACCAGCGGCACCGACAGGTTCACGTCCTTGGCAGCCGCGACGATGCCCTCGGCGATGATGTCGCACTTCATGATCCCGCCGAAGATGTTGACGAGAATGCCCTTCACCGCCGGGTCCTTGAGGATGATCTTGAACGCCGCGGTCACCTTCTCCTTCGAAGCGCCGCCGCCGACGTCCAGGAAGTTGGCCGGGAACGCGCCGTTGAGCTTGATGATGTCCATCGTCGCCATCGCCAGGCCGGCGCCGTTGACCATGCAGCCGATGTTGCCATCGAGCTTGATGTAGGCGAGGTCGTACTCGCTTGCCTCGACTTCGGCCGGGTCTTCCTCGGTCGTGTCGCGCAGCGCCTCGATGTCCTTGTGACGGTAGAGCGCGTTCGAATCGAAGCTCATCTTGGCGTCGAGCACCAACAGCTTGCCATCCTCGCTGACGACCAGCGGATTGATCTCGAGCATCGAGCAATCGGTGGCGAGGAACGCCTCGTAGAGTTGGCTGGCGAGCTTCTGCGCCTGCTTGTTGAGGTCGCCCGTCAGCTTGAGCGCGAAGGCCACCGCGCGCCCGTGGTGCGGCTGGAAGCCCTCCGCCGGATCGACGGTGAAAGTGGTGATCTTCTCGGGCGTGTCGTGGGCGACCGCCTCGATGTCCATGCCGCCCTCGGTCGAGACGACGAACGCCACGCGCCCGCTGTCGCGATCGACCAGCAGCGAGAGGTAGAATTCGCTCGCGATGTCGACGCCGTCGGTGATGTAGAGTCGGTTCACTTCCTTGCCCGCATCGCCGGTCTGGATGGTCACCAGCGTGTTGCCGAGCATCTCGCGCGCGTTCGCTTCGACTTCCTCGAGGCTCTTGGCCAGCCGCACGCCGCCCTTGGCGTCCGCGCCCAGTTCCTTGAACTTGCCCTTGCCGCGGCCGCCGGCGTGGATCTGCGCCTTGACCACGTAGAGCGGTCCGGGGAGCTTCTTCGCCGCCTCGACGGCTTCCTCGACGCTCAGCGCCGGATAGCCGGCGGGCACCGCGATACCGTGCTTCGCGAGGAGTTCCTTGGCCTGGTATTCGTGAATGTTCATGCCGCCGCAGCTTTCCTGTGATGGGGGAGTTGGCCCGCGCCTAAGCATGGATCGCCTCTCTTGAAAAGGGCGAGGCTACCCTCCAATGCGCCCGCGATGATCGATGCAGCCCGTCTCGAAGCCATCGTCCGGCAAGCGGGCGAGATCGCCTTCGGCATGTGGCCGGGCGGCGGCCATTCTCTCGAAGCGTGGGAGAAGAGCCCGGGCAACCCCGTCTGCGCAGCCGACATCGAAGTGGATGCCTTCCTCAAACGCGAGCTTGGCGCGCTGCTTCCGGCGGCGGGCTGGCTGAGCGAGGAGACTGCCGACGATCCCTCACGGCTCGGCAAGGGGCTGATATGGCTGGTCGATCCGGTCGACGGGACGCGCGATTTCATTCGCGGGCGCACCGGCTGGGCAGTGTCGGTCGCGCTGATCAGCGAAGCGCGCCCGTTGCTCGGCTTCCTTGCGGCTCCCGCTCGGGGCGAGTTCTGGAGCGGGATCGCCGGGCAGGGCTCGTGGCGCAACGGAGAGCGCCTGGTCGCCTCACGGCGCGAGGAGTTCTCCGGCGCGCGGGTTCCGGCCGATTCGCTGCCGCCCGAGGACGAGGACCTTGCCCTGGTGGACAAGCCCAATTCGATCGCCCTGCGCGCGGCGATGGTGGCAAGCGGGGAAGCGGACCTCCTCGCTACGCTGCGCTGGGGCTGGGAATGGGACATCGGGGCGGCGACGCTGATTGCGCGCGAAGCGGGCGCGGCGGTGACCGACGCCTTCGGCCGCCCCCTGAACTATAACAAGCGCGACCCGCGCGCGTTCGGCCTGCTGGTCAGCGCGGCAGGGATCCACGATGCGGCGGTGGAACGGCTGGCGGAGCGGGCGAAGGTGATCGCGGGCTGACTGGCCGGGAACCTAGCCGGCCGGACCGAGCGCGGCGATGGCATCGTCGATCTCTTCCTGCCGTTCGGCCGAGGCGCCTGCCTTGAGCTGCGCGAGTGCCATCCGGTAAGCCACGTCGAGGGCCTTTGCGCTTTCCGCCCTGGTATCCGGGACCACGCCGACCCCCTCCCAGTTGGTCTTGCTTACCGGGTTGATCGCACGCCCGGTGGGAATGAACACCGAGAAATGCTCGCCCAGGGCGACGGTGCCCCCCGGATTGGCCCCGCCGGCGGTCGTCTCGCCGACAATCGCGCCCCGCTTGTTCTGCTGGATGTCATAGGCGAGCTCTTCGGCCGCCGAGATGGTGACGCTGTTCGTCAGCACGTAAACCGGCTTGCCGCTGCCATACGGCCCACCCGGCACCACCGGATAGCTCCACATCTGCCTGGTCGAGTCCTCCACCCGGTTGTAGAAATCGTTGATGTGGGTGTCGGGCGGCAGCAGGTAGCTCAGGACGAACGCGACCATTGCCGGGTTCCCGCCGCGATTGTCGCGCAGGTCGATGACCAGCGCGTCGCTGTTGCCGACGAACTTCATCGCCGCGGCAAATGTCTCGCCCGCCAGCTCGGCAGGCAGGAAGTTGGTCATCTTGATATAGCCGACATTGCCGGGAAGCACTTCGACGCGCGGGATCGCGAAGTTGCGACGGGCCGTCGCCTGCTGCCATTTCGCCAGCGCAGCCGGGTCTTTCGCGCGCGCCGCTCCGAGCGGGGGCAGCGGTTCTTCGGAATAGTCGACGCCGATATGCTTGTCGTGCGCGACGGCAAACACATCGGCAGTGAGCTTTTCGGCAAATGCCTGCGGATCGCTGATCCTGGCGTATTCGCCCCGCCGCTCGGCCTTGCGCAGGGCTGTCTCGACCTGGGCGGCAACCTGGGGAAAGACATAGCTTTCGCGCATGTTCGTGACGATCCCGTCGATCACTTCCTTGCGGGTCTTGTCGTCAAGCGGGGCGGCGGAGGAAGGTGCGGCGCCGGCCAGCAGGGCGGCGGCAATAATGGAGCGGGTGATCGCGTTCATTGGTCGTCTCCGGAACTGAGCTGTCGTTCGATCCGCCCGGCCAAAGGCGCGGCGGCGAGCGCAGCTTCGTAAAGATCGATCGCGCCGAGCAGGTCGGCGCCCGTTTCGCGCCCGATCTCGCCGAAGACGCGCTCGAGCGCGGCGTTGAGTTCCTTGAGCCTGACCGCCTCTTTGCTGCCGGCCTCGGTCAGCGAGACCCATTTGCGGCGCAGGTCCTCCTTGTCCGCCTGGATCGCCACCAGGCCCAGCTGTTCCAGGCGGGCGGCGAGCCTGACGATGAAGGGATGAGTGACGCGCAGGCGCTCGGCGATCTCGACGATGCCCAGGCGCTGCTCCTGCGAGAGGAGCAGGAGGGTCGAGCCCGCGGTCGGCGGAACCTCAAGGCCGAGCCGCTCGATGACCCGGCCGATCTCCGCCACGAGGTGGTCTGACAGGCGCTTGAGCCGGTGGGCGAGAAACGCGCTGCCGGTAGTCTGCAGGAAATCATCGTGCATGGTTACGTAACTATGCACATAACGCGGGCAGGTCAAGCGGTCCAGACGTTCTTATCGCCTAACGAATGCGTCAGCCCCCGTATTGCCAGCTTCACGCGAGCTGCCCATCGCGGAAGCGATCTCACGGGCGACGATCTGCGCGGCGAACAGGGTCATGTGGCTCCCGTCGTTATAATACAGCCGTCCGTCGGCAAGTATCCGGCAGCGACCTTGCGGGCAGAGCGGCCCGGCTGCGTCCACATAAGTCACGCGAGGATGCTGGCGGGCGAAGCTCATCAGGATGCGGTTGGCCGCGCGGCCTTCCGCCTTGGCTGCCGGAAAGCTCGTCGGGCACTTCACGTCGAGGAACGCGCGGCATCGCAGCAGGCCGCCGTCCATCTGGGGACCGCTCGCCCAGGCAGTCGGAGAATTGCCCACCAGGACAATGCGCGTGCCGGCCGGAAATGCTGCGAGAAAATCGTCCAGCTGGGCCCGGAAGAACCTTGCTCCATCGCCGGACGTTTCCCCTTCCCGGGCGCCCGTGTCGTTGCGGAACAGCAGTCGCTCCCACCGTTGGGCCCAGATCACGACGGGCACCTCGCGCGCATGTGAGAGTGCGAGCGCCTGTCCATATTGCGACTTGCAGACAGCGCGGTCGGGCGAGCCCGGCTGCTGGTTCGTCGCCGCTGGAAGGGACATGCATCCCGAGGTGGTCAGAACGGCGCCGCGGCCCAGGCGCTCGGCCAGCGCGGACCGGTACTGCTCCGCATGGCTGTCCCCGTACAGCAGGTAGGGAATGTCGCGCGCTTCGGGCACGAGGTTCGTGGTCGGATGCAGCACCACGGCACCCCACAGTCGCGCTTCCCTAGCCGACCTGGGCTTCGCGACCTCGAAATGGCCGGCCAACCCGATCGCCGCCATCGCGACGAGCCCGCCCGCGCAGACCGCAGCCAGGGTGCGCCGCGATCGGAATGCTCGCCCCGCGCGGACAGGCTTTTCAACCCAGCGATACGATGCTGCCGCCAGCGCCAGCGAGAGGATCAGCGCGGCTGCGGCGAGCCACCATGGAGGCGGCGCGAAATGGGTGTAGAAAACGAAGGCGAGGATCGCCTGGTGCCACAGGTAAAACCCGTACGATACCAGGCCGATGAGGACGAACGGTCGCCACCCGAGCGCCCGTGCCGCCGGCGTAGAGCCGGTTGCATAGCGCACGACCAAAGCGGCACCCGCTACGGGCAGGGCGAACATGGGCCCGGGCGCCGGAGTGTCAGCCCTGATGAAGGCCATGCCGGCTGCGATGAACACAATGCCGGTCAGGCCCGCCCACCAGCGGTATTTGGCAGGCGGAGGAAGAAGTGCGCAGGCGGCCCCGGCCATCAGCTCCCACGCGCGCGTCGGAAGGAGGTTGAACGCGAACCGTGGCGCGCTGCCAGCCATCGCCACCGCCAACACGAAGCTGGCTGCCAGGATCAGCAGGATGACCGGCAGAATCTTCAGCCGGCGGCGAACCAAGGCAAGGAGCAGCACCGGAAAGAAGAGGTAGAATTGCTCTTCGACCGCCAGACTCCAGCTATGGACGAGCGGCGTGAAGCCTTCTGCGGTCCCGAAATAATCGCTGCGCAGCGCGAACAGCAGGTTCGACACGAACAGCGCGGTCGCCCCGAGCGCCTGCGCAAAGCGGCGGAAGTCGTCGGGTGTGAAGACCCACAACGCGGCCGCGAGGGTGAACGCAAGTACCGGAAGCAGCGCGGGCACGATGCGCCGCGCGCGTCGCTCGTAGAAATGGCCGAGCGCGCCGGACCTGCCGGCTTCCCTCAGCAGGATGGCGGTAATGAGATATCCGCTGATGACGAAAAAGACATCGACGCCGACGAAGCCGCCTGCAAATCCCGGCACCCGCGCATGGAACAGCGCGACAGGGACTACCGCCAGCGCACGCAGACCATCGATCTCGGGGCGGTAGGCTGGCGCCGTGGAATGCATCGGCACTTCTAGCCACGTTATCGGCGGAGAATGAAGCCGTCGCGTGGCGGCGCCGGGCCGTGCGCCTGAACGGGCAATGGGCCCGGCACCATCGCGAGGTGCTCAAGGAAAAGGGCCGGCCCCCTGGCGGAAGCCGGCCCTACCGTGCTGCGACCACACGGTCTGGAAAAACCTAGCCGGCCGAGTTTGCTTCGGCCTGGCTGACCGGAATGATCTTGATCTCGACCCGGCGGTTCAGCGGCTCGTTGACGTTGTCGCCGGTCTGGACCTTCAGGTTGGTCTCGCCAAAACCCATCCAGCGGATCCGGGCTGAGCTCACGCCGCGGCTGATCAGGTAGTTCGACACGGCCTGCGCGCGCTGTTCCGAAAGACGCTGGTTCGACGATGCCGAACCGACGGTGTCGGTGTAGCCATACACGTCCACCAAGCTGTTGGGATACTGCTGCAGGCTCGATGCCACACGGTCGAGCAGGGTCTGGAAGCCGGGGTTGATGGCGTAGCTGCCGGTCGCGAACGTTACGCCGTCCGGCAAGTTGACGAGGATTGCCTGGCCGCCATCGACCTCGCTGACGTCGACGCCCGAACCGGCTGTCTGGTCCTTCAGCTCCTTGATCTGCTGGTCCATCCGGTAACCGACATAGCCGCCCAGCGCGCCGCCTGCGACAGCGCCCGCGATGCGCGCCGTGCGGCCGCCGATCAGCCCGCCGAGCAGGGCGCCGGCGGCAGCGCCGCCTACGCCGCCGATCGCGGTGCGAGAGATCTTGCGTTCGCCGGTGTTGGGGTCGGTTACGCAGGCCGACACGCCGACGAGCGACACGGCAGCGAGCGCAGCGGTAAATTTGCGCGAAGTCTTCATTGGGTAGTCCCCTTTTTTCTCGTTCGTTCTGACGTCCCGCACGGGCGGCACGCGAAATGCGGGCGCGCCCGACCCGCACCTCGTTTTCGCTAAACGAAAGGAGCCGGACCCCGTTCCCGCTGGCAGGGCCGCGCTTTTGTGCTAGCGCGCGAGGCGTGACACCGTTTCCATGGACCGACGTCCTGATCATTGCCGGGTTGATCGTCCTCAACGGCCTGTTCGCCGCGAGCGAGCTGGCGATCGTCTCGGCCAAGCCCGCCCGGCTCAAATCGCTGGCTGACAAGGGGAGCGGCGCGGCGCGGACCGCGCTCATGCTGCAAGGCGATCCCGGCAAGTTCCTGTCGACCGTCCAGATCGGGATCACTCTCGTCGGCATCGTCGCGGGCGCCTATTCGGGAGCGAGCCTCGGCGGCCCCGTGGGCGAGCGGCTGGCGATGCTGGGCGTGCCGGCCGAATACGCGCCGCAGATCGGATTCGTGCTGGTGATCGCGGTGACCACCTACTTCAGCCTCGTCGTCGGCGAGCTGGTGCCCAAGCAGGTGGCCCTGCGGGCGGCAATGCCGATCGCCCTGGTCGCGTCGCGGCCGATGGCGCTGCTGGCGAAAGTCGCCGCCCCGATCGTCTGGGTCCTCGATACTTCCTCGGCACTGCTCATCCGCCTGCTGGGGGTGCGCCCGGCGGGCCAATCGCACGTGACCTCCGAAGAACTGCACATGATCTTCACCGAGGCGACTCATTCCGGCGTGATCGAGGCGGGGCAGAGCCAGATCCTGGCCGGCGTGGTGCGGCTGGCGGAACGCCCGGTGCGCGAACTCATGACTCCGCGGACCGAGCTCGACTGGCTCGACCTCCATGCGCCCGAGGCTGACTTGCGCGCACGGATCGATGCCAGTCCCCATTCGCTGCTGCCGGTGGCCGATGCCTCGCCCGATCACATCGTCGGCGTGGTCAAGGTGCGCGAAGTGCTTGGCGCGCTGCTTGCCGGACGTGCGGTTGATCTGGGCGCGCTCATGAAGAAGCCGGAGGTGATCCCCGATCAGCTCGACGCGATGGACGCGCTGCGCACACTGCAGATGGCCGAAGTGGCGATGGCGATGGTGCACGACGAATACGGGCATCTCGAGGGCATCGTCACGCCCGTCGACCTGCTAACCGCGATCGTGGGCAACTTCGTGTCCGACCAGGACCTCGGGGAAGCGCCGGCGATCGTCGAGCGGGAGGACGGATCGCTGCTGATCTCAGGCGCGCTGCCGGTGGACCAGCTGGCCGACCGCCTGTGCATCGACCTGCCCGAAGACCGCGAGTTCGCCACCGCAGCGGGCTACGTCCTGTGGAGCCTCAAGAAGCTGCCCGAGGAAGGCGAGCACTTCGAGGACCAGGGCTGGCGGATCGAGGTGGTCGACATGGACGGCCGCAAGATCGATAAACTGCTGGCGGTTTGTTTGTGAGGATTCTGGTTTTCCGAACGCGCCTCCGCGCGTCCGCTCCTTGGCGCTGATCGCTCCGCTACGCGAAATTGAACATGCTCTCGGCGCTAGAGCACGGCTCGCGACCAGCGAGCCGCGAAGCGGAGCTGTCCCGCAGGGACAACGTCGAACGGCCGCCCGCAGCGGCTCCGAAGCGAAGCGGAGGAGATAGCCGCGAGGACGACCCCGCGGAGGCGGGGTCGCAAACAAAACTCACCCGGGGATTACGGCCGAAGCCCCCGCCCCGTCACCTTCCGGCGCGGCGATGATGTCGCGGGTCACGCGGCCCTTGGCCACGGTGTTGGTCTGCGGATCGCCGACCGCGGTGCGAATGCCCGGATCGGCGGCGCCGGCGCGTTCGAGCGCGCTCGTCTCCACCTGGCTGCGGGGCGCGGGTCCGCCGAACAGCACGTCGAGCGCCTGCTCGGCCGCGGTTCCTTCGGTCGGGCGCGGCGCGCCCGGGGCCGGCGGGGTCAGGCTGAAATCGGGCGGGACCACCAGCGGCGCCTGGCGCTGCACGGCGAACTCGTCGGGCCGGTCGCGGCTGAGCAGGCCCGTGCTGCCGCAGCCGGTGAGCGCGGCGGCTGCCATGGTGGCGAGTGTGAGGGTAACGGTCTTGCGCATCGGTCTTAGCTCTCCACGG
It encodes the following:
- a CDS encoding S41 family peptidase encodes the protein MNAITRSIIAAALLAGAAPSSAAPLDDKTRKEVIDGIVTNMRESYVFPQVAAQVETALRKAERRGEYARISDPQAFAEKLTADVFAVAHDKHIGVDYSEEPLPPLGAARAKDPAALAKWQQATARRNFAIPRVEVLPGNVGYIKMTNFLPAELAGETFAAAMKFVGNSDALVIDLRDNRGGNPAMVAFVLSYLLPPDTHINDFYNRVEDSTRQMWSYPVVPGGPYGSGKPVYVLTNSVTISAAEELAYDIQQNKRGAIVGETTAGGANPGGTVALGEHFSVFIPTGRAINPVSKTNWEGVGVVPDTRAESAKALDVAYRMALAQLKAGASAERQEEIDDAIAALGPAG
- a CDS encoding DUF3035 domain-containing protein, whose amino-acid sequence is MRKTVTLTLATMAAAALTGCGSTGLLSRDRPDEFAVQRQAPLVVPPDFSLTPPAPGAPRPTEGTAAEQALDVLFGGPAPRSQVETSALERAGAADPGIRTAVGDPQTNTVAKGRVTRDIIAAPEGDGAGASAVIPG
- a CDS encoding hemolysin family protein, which produces MTPFPWTDVLIIAGLIVLNGLFAASELAIVSAKPARLKSLADKGSGAARTALMLQGDPGKFLSTVQIGITLVGIVAGAYSGASLGGPVGERLAMLGVPAEYAPQIGFVLVIAVTTYFSLVVGELVPKQVALRAAMPIALVASRPMALLAKVAAPIVWVLDTSSALLIRLLGVRPAGQSHVTSEELHMIFTEATHSGVIEAGQSQILAGVVRLAERPVRELMTPRTELDWLDLHAPEADLRARIDASPHSLLPVADASPDHIVGVVKVREVLGALLAGRAVDLGALMKKPEVIPDQLDAMDALRTLQMAEVAMAMVHDEYGHLEGIVTPVDLLTAIVGNFVSDQDLGEAPAIVEREDGSLLISGALPVDQLADRLCIDLPEDREFATAAGYVLWSLKKLPEEGEHFEDQGWRIEVVDMDGRKIDKLLAVCL
- a CDS encoding 3'(2'),5'-bisphosphate nucleotidase CysQ, yielding MIDAARLEAIVRQAGEIAFGMWPGGGHSLEAWEKSPGNPVCAADIEVDAFLKRELGALLPAAGWLSEETADDPSRLGKGLIWLVDPVDGTRDFIRGRTGWAVSVALISEARPLLGFLAAPARGEFWSGIAGQGSWRNGERLVASRREEFSGARVPADSLPPEDEDLALVDKPNSIALRAAMVASGEADLLATLRWGWEWDIGAATLIAREAGAAVTDAFGRPLNYNKRDPRAFGLLVSAAGIHDAAVERLAERAKVIAG
- a CDS encoding OmpA family protein, with product MKTSRKFTAALAAVSLVGVSACVTDPNTGERKISRTAIGGVGGAAAGALLGGLIGGRTARIAGAVAGGALGGYVGYRMDQQIKELKDQTAGSGVDVSEVDGGQAILVNLPDGVTFATGSYAINPGFQTLLDRVASSLQQYPNSLVDVYGYTDTVGSASSNQRLSEQRAQAVSNYLISRGVSSARIRWMGFGETNLKVQTGDNVNEPLNRRVEIKIIPVSQAEANSAG
- a CDS encoding acyltransferase family protein, which produces MHSTAPAYRPEIDGLRALAVVPVALFHARVPGFAGGFVGVDVFFVISGYLITAILLREAGRSGALGHFYERRARRIVPALLPVLAFTLAAALWVFTPDDFRRFAQALGATALFVSNLLFALRSDYFGTAEGFTPLVHSWSLAVEEQFYLFFPVLLLALVRRRLKILPVILLILAASFVLAVAMAGSAPRFAFNLLPTRAWELMAGAACALLPPPAKYRWWAGLTGIVFIAAGMAFIRADTPAPGPMFALPVAGAALVVRYATGSTPAARALGWRPFVLIGLVSYGFYLWHQAILAFVFYTHFAPPPWWLAAAALILSLALAAASYRWVEKPVRAGRAFRSRRTLAAVCAGGLVAMAAIGLAGHFEVAKPRSAREARLWGAVVLHPTTNLVPEARDIPYLLYGDSHAEQYRSALAERLGRGAVLTTSGCMSLPAATNQQPGSPDRAVCKSQYGQALALSHAREVPVVIWAQRWERLLFRNDTGAREGETSGDGARFFRAQLDDFLAAFPAGTRIVLVGNSPTAWASGPQMDGGLLRCRAFLDVKCPTSFPAAKAEGRAANRILMSFARQHPRVTYVDAAGPLCPQGRCRILADGRLYYNDGSHMTLFAAQIVAREIASAMGSSREAGNTGADAFVRR
- the sucC gene encoding ADP-forming succinate--CoA ligase subunit beta, with the translated sequence MNIHEYQAKELLAKHGIAVPAGYPALSVEEAVEAAKKLPGPLYVVKAQIHAGGRGKGKFKELGADAKGGVRLAKSLEEVEANAREMLGNTLVTIQTGDAGKEVNRLYITDGVDIASEFYLSLLVDRDSGRVAFVVSTEGGMDIEAVAHDTPEKITTFTVDPAEGFQPHHGRAVAFALKLTGDLNKQAQKLASQLYEAFLATDCSMLEINPLVVSEDGKLLVLDAKMSFDSNALYRHKDIEALRDTTEEDPAEVEASEYDLAYIKLDGNIGCMVNGAGLAMATMDIIKLNGAFPANFLDVGGGASKEKVTAAFKIILKDPAVKGILVNIFGGIMKCDIIAEGIVAAAKDVNLSVPLVVRLEGTNVEQGKAILDNSGLAIVSADDLGDAARKIVAEVKQAA
- a CDS encoding MarR family winged helix-turn-helix transcriptional regulator, which translates into the protein MHDDFLQTTGSAFLAHRLKRLSDHLVAEIGRVIERLGLEVPPTAGSTLLLLSQEQRLGIVEIAERLRVTHPFIVRLAARLEQLGLVAIQADKEDLRRKWVSLTEAGSKEAVRLKELNAALERVFGEIGRETGADLLGAIDLYEAALAAAPLAGRIERQLSSGDDQ
- a CDS encoding electron transfer flavoprotein subunit beta/FixA family protein, with the translated sequence MKILVPVKRVIDYNVKPRVKADGTGVDLANVKMSMNPFDEIAVEEALRLKEKGVATEVVVVSIGPAKATETLRTGLAMGADRAILVQTDDEVEPLAVAKILKGVADAEAPGLVILGKQAIDDDSNQTGQMLAALMGRPQGTFANEVTVEGDHVTVKREIDGGLETVKLAMPAIVTTDLRLNQPRYASLPNIMKAKSKPLDTKTPADFGVDTAPRLRTVKVSEPPVRQAGIKVADVDELVAKMKALGIA